One Bacillus amyloliquefaciens DSM 7 = ATCC 23350 DNA window includes the following coding sequences:
- a CDS encoding TVP38/TMEM64 family protein yields the protein MRNKKAVTWAAAAAGAGLLLWANRKYLNLSPKEIRLWVLSFGVFAPLVFIGISIVRPFVLFPVSIVSVAGGLAFGPFFGTVYTLVGSMGAAAVSFFAAGLFAFKEKSRHGKMEIIQKQMKTNGFFYIFILRILPVNFDVISYAAGLSKVRPMTYLLATAAGIIPGTIVLNVLGASFMSGNVLTMFGVICLYIVFLSLPLIFKKKMRHLFGGES from the coding sequence ATGAGGAATAAGAAGGCTGTCACATGGGCTGCGGCTGCGGCGGGAGCGGGCCTTTTGCTGTGGGCAAACCGCAAATATCTGAATCTGTCGCCTAAGGAGATCCGTCTTTGGGTGTTATCGTTCGGTGTTTTTGCGCCGCTTGTGTTTATCGGAATTTCCATCGTAAGGCCTTTTGTGCTGTTTCCCGTATCAATCGTTTCCGTCGCCGGAGGATTGGCGTTCGGACCGTTTTTCGGCACCGTGTATACGCTGGTAGGCTCAATGGGCGCTGCTGCCGTGTCTTTTTTTGCGGCGGGCCTGTTTGCCTTTAAAGAAAAAAGCCGTCACGGAAAAATGGAAATCATTCAAAAACAGATGAAAACCAATGGCTTCTTTTATATTTTTATCCTTCGCATTCTGCCTGTTAACTTTGATGTGATCAGCTATGCCGCGGGCCTTTCGAAAGTCAGGCCGATGACATATCTTTTGGCGACCGCGGCGGGCATCATTCCGGGAACGATTGTCCTGAATGTGCTCGGTGCGAGCTTTATGTCCGGCAATGTGCTGACCATGTTCGGAGTGATCTGTCTTTACATCGTGTTTTTATCGCTTCCCCTCATATTTAAAAAGAAGATGCGCCATTTGTTCGGCGGTGAAAGCTAA
- the dnaI gene encoding primosomal protein DnaI, producing MEPISRSLEGVTKRPDFQKRLERMQQQVMADKDVQAFLKEQNDVINQSMIDRGLNKLYEYVQQSKQCAFCSKDNETNSLLEGYHPKLVINGRSIDIEYYECPEKRKLDRQKRQKSLMKSMYIQKDLLGATFQQIDITDPSRLGIFQHVTDFLKSYNETGKGKGLYLYGKFGIGKTFILAAIANELAEKEYSSMIVYVPEFVRELKNSLQDQSLEEKLNMVKTTPVLMLDDIGAESMTSWVRDEVIGTVLQHRMSQQLPTFFSSNFSPDELKHHFTYSQRGEKEEVKAARLMERILYLASPVRLDGENRRRS from the coding sequence ATGGAACCGATCAGCCGATCCTTAGAAGGCGTAACGAAGAGACCTGACTTTCAAAAACGCCTGGAACGAATGCAGCAGCAGGTCATGGCCGACAAAGACGTCCAGGCTTTTTTGAAGGAACAGAATGATGTAATCAATCAAAGTATGATTGACAGAGGGTTAAATAAACTGTACGAATACGTTCAGCAAAGCAAGCAGTGCGCCTTCTGTTCAAAAGACAACGAGACGAACAGTCTGCTTGAAGGCTATCATCCGAAGCTTGTGATCAACGGGCGTTCGATTGATATTGAATATTACGAATGTCCGGAAAAGAGAAAGCTCGACCGCCAGAAAAGACAAAAATCCCTGATGAAGAGCATGTATATCCAGAAAGATCTGCTCGGCGCGACCTTTCAGCAGATCGACATTACCGATCCGAGCAGACTCGGCATTTTCCAGCATGTGACTGATTTTCTGAAGAGCTATAATGAGACGGGCAAAGGCAAAGGGCTGTACCTGTACGGAAAATTCGGCATCGGAAAGACATTTATTTTAGCCGCCATTGCCAATGAGCTTGCGGAAAAAGAGTATTCCTCAATGATCGTATATGTTCCCGAATTTGTCAGAGAGCTGAAAAACTCGCTCCAGGATCAGTCGCTGGAGGAGAAACTGAATATGGTAAAAACGACGCCCGTACTGATGCTTGATGACATCGGAGCGGAATCAATGACAAGCTGGGTCAGGGATGAGGTCATCGGCACCGTGCTTCAGCACAGAATGAGCCAGCAGCTTCCTACTTTCTTCTCGTCTAATTTTTCACCTGACGAGCTGAAGCATCATTTTACCTATTCACAGCGGGGAGAAAAAGAAGAAGTCAAAGCGGCAAGATTGATGGAGCGGATTTTATATTTGGCTTCGCCTGTCCGTCTTGACGGGGAAAACCGCCGCCGTTCATAG
- a CDS encoding replication initiation and membrane attachment family protein — protein sequence MADYWNDVLPVDPYTVKSRSLLQDVDRQVLTHLYQPLIGSFAFSLYMTLWGELEQNRLWGSESTHRQLMGMMQSNLKKIHHEQGKLEGIGLLKVYIRESEQKERMFIYELLPPLRPNEFFEDGMLNVFLYNRVGKTKYQQLRQFYTHPSVGEGAREITRPFNHAFASFQPSEWKMTPDMEEAMNLPEDYETASVGQAPSYTVTEEVFDFELFLAGLSETMIPRKSITQDVRESIKKLSYLYGIDPISMQHVVMTAINEQDTITAEALRKAASDWYQIERSGKLPELIDKTQPVRLRENKAEKEDSLNTELIAQLETISPRKLLQDIADGTEPSKADLQIIADIMFEQKLEPGVTNVLIYYVMLKTDMKLSKNYIQKIAAHWARKKVKTVREAMKLAIEEHRQYLDWADGKTNGAARGKKTVREEKRPDWMKEEENGNKPEQPALSAQDLEEQKKKMMEEMKKLKKYSAY from the coding sequence ATGGCTGACTATTGGAATGACGTATTGCCTGTAGATCCTTATACGGTCAAAAGCCGTTCGCTTCTTCAGGATGTCGACAGACAGGTTTTGACACATCTGTACCAGCCGCTGATCGGTTCTTTTGCATTCTCCCTGTATATGACCTTATGGGGGGAGCTTGAGCAGAACCGTTTGTGGGGATCGGAATCCACGCACAGACAGCTGATGGGTATGATGCAGTCAAATTTAAAAAAGATTCATCATGAACAGGGAAAGCTTGAAGGAATCGGTCTGCTGAAAGTGTATATCCGCGAGTCCGAGCAAAAGGAGCGGATGTTTATTTATGAGCTGCTGCCCCCGCTCAGACCGAATGAATTTTTTGAAGACGGCATGCTGAACGTCTTTCTTTATAACAGAGTCGGTAAAACGAAATACCAGCAGCTGAGACAATTTTACACGCATCCTTCCGTCGGCGAAGGCGCAAGGGAAATTACGCGGCCGTTTAATCACGCCTTTGCCTCTTTCCAGCCGAGTGAGTGGAAGATGACGCCGGATATGGAAGAAGCGATGAACCTCCCCGAGGATTATGAGACGGCGTCTGTCGGACAAGCGCCTTCCTATACGGTGACGGAGGAAGTGTTTGATTTTGAGCTGTTTTTAGCGGGATTATCAGAAACGATGATACCGCGCAAATCAATCACACAGGACGTGCGGGAGAGTATTAAAAAGCTTTCGTATTTATACGGAATAGATCCTATCTCCATGCAGCACGTCGTTATGACGGCAATTAATGAACAGGATACGATAACGGCCGAAGCGCTGAGGAAAGCGGCCAGCGACTGGTACCAAATTGAAAGAAGCGGGAAGCTCCCGGAATTGATTGATAAAACACAGCCTGTCCGTCTGAGAGAAAACAAGGCGGAAAAGGAAGATTCATTGAATACAGAACTCATTGCACAGCTTGAGACCATTTCGCCGAGAAAGCTGCTCCAGGACATTGCGGACGGGACCGAGCCGTCAAAAGCCGACCTGCAGATCATAGCGGATATTATGTTCGAACAGAAACTTGAGCCCGGTGTCACCAATGTGCTGATTTATTATGTCATGCTGAAAACGGATATGAAGCTGTCCAAAAACTATATCCAAAAAATCGCCGCCCACTGGGCCAGAAAGAAAGTCAAAACGGTGCGGGAAGCTATGAAGCTCGCAATAGAAGAGCATAGGCAATATCTTGATTGGGCGGACGGCAAAACAAACGGCGCGGCACGCGGCAAAAAAACCGTCCGGGAAGAAAAACGCCCTGATTGGATGAAAGAAGAAGAAAACGGGAATAAGCCTGAACAGCCGGCTCTTTCCGCACAGGATCTTGAAGAACAGAAGAAAAAAATGATGGAAGAAATGAAAAAACTGAAAAAATACTCTGCCTATTGA
- the nrdR gene encoding transcriptional regulator NrdR, with amino-acid sequence MKCPSCQHNGSRVLDSRPADEGKSIRRRRECEACHYRFTTFEKFEEMPLIVVKKEGVREEFSREKMLRGLIKACEKRPVPLKTLEDMCFDIEKELRNQGVSEVKSELVGEMVMDRLAKIDEVSYVRFASVYRQFKDINVFIDELKDLIKKER; translated from the coding sequence TTGAAATGTCCTTCATGCCAGCATAACGGTTCCCGCGTACTTGATTCACGGCCTGCGGACGAAGGGAAATCAATCCGCAGAAGGCGGGAATGCGAAGCCTGCCATTACCGCTTCACTACATTTGAGAAGTTTGAAGAGATGCCTCTGATCGTCGTGAAAAAAGAAGGCGTCCGGGAAGAATTCAGCCGTGAAAAAATGCTGCGCGGGTTAATTAAAGCTTGTGAAAAAAGACCCGTTCCTTTAAAAACACTGGAAGACATGTGCTTTGACATTGAAAAAGAGCTGCGAAACCAAGGCGTATCTGAAGTCAAAAGCGAACTCGTCGGAGAAATGGTGATGGACCGCCTGGCGAAAATCGATGAGGTGTCTTATGTCCGCTTTGCCTCCGTCTACCGGCAGTTTAAGGATATAAACGTGTTTATCGATGAATTGAAAGATTTAATAAAGAAAGAACGCTAA
- the speD gene encoding adenosylmethionine decarboxylase, with protein METMGRHVISELWGCDFDKLNDMDFIEKTFVNAALKSGAEVREVAFHKFAPQGVSGVVIISESHLTIHSFPEHGYASIDVYTCGDLDPNVAADYIADALHADTRENIEIPRGMGPVQIKQAQAKVL; from the coding sequence ATGGAAACAATGGGGCGTCACGTCATCTCCGAGCTGTGGGGATGCGATTTTGATAAGCTCAATGACATGGATTTTATTGAAAAAACGTTTGTAAATGCTGCTTTGAAATCAGGAGCTGAGGTGCGCGAGGTCGCATTTCACAAATTTGCACCGCAAGGCGTAAGCGGAGTCGTTATTATTTCTGAGTCACATTTAACGATTCACAGTTTTCCTGAACACGGATATGCAAGCATTGATGTTTATACTTGTGGAGACCTGGATCCTAATGTGGCTGCTGATTACATTGCGGACGCATTACATGCAGATACAAGAGAAAACATTGAAATACCGAGAGGAATGGGGCCTGTACAGATTAAACAGGCACAAGCGAAAGTACTGTAA
- a CDS encoding glyceraldehyde-3-phosphate dehydrogenase, whose translation MKVKVAINGFGRIGRMVFRKAMEDDQIQITAINASYPPETLAHLIKYDTIHGRYDQEVEAAEDSLIVNGKHIMLFNRRDPRELPWKECGIDIVVEATGKFNSKEKAMSHIEAGAKKVILTAPGKNEDVTIVMGVNEEQFNPDEHVIISNASCTTNCLAPVVKVLDQEFGIESGLMTTVHAYTNDQKNIDNPHKDLRRARACGESIIPTSTGAAKALSLVLPHLKGKLHGLALRVPVPNVSLVDLVCDLKTDVSAEQVNAAFQRAAKTSMYGILDYSDEPLVSSDYNTNSHSAIIDGLTTMVMEDRKVKVLAWYDNEWGYSCRVVDLIRHVAARMKHPSAV comes from the coding sequence ATGAAGGTAAAAGTAGCAATCAACGGGTTTGGAAGAATCGGAAGAATGGTGTTCAGAAAAGCAATGGAAGATGATCAAATTCAAATAACAGCCATTAATGCAAGCTATCCCCCGGAAACGCTTGCTCATTTGATAAAGTATGACACAATCCACGGCAGATACGATCAAGAAGTCGAGGCCGCCGAAGACAGTCTGATCGTCAACGGTAAACATATTATGCTGTTCAATCGGCGGGATCCGAGAGAGCTTCCGTGGAAAGAGTGCGGAATAGACATCGTCGTAGAGGCAACGGGAAAATTTAATTCAAAAGAAAAAGCCATGAGCCATATTGAAGCAGGGGCGAAGAAGGTCATTTTAACCGCTCCGGGCAAAAATGAAGACGTTACCATTGTCATGGGAGTCAATGAAGAGCAATTCAATCCGGATGAACATGTCATTATTTCAAATGCATCCTGCACGACAAACTGTCTCGCGCCGGTTGTCAAAGTGCTCGATCAGGAATTCGGAATTGAAAGCGGCCTGATGACGACTGTTCACGCTTATACGAATGACCAAAAAAATATCGACAACCCGCATAAAGATCTGAGGCGGGCGAGAGCGTGCGGAGAATCCATCATTCCGACTTCTACAGGCGCCGCAAAAGCGCTGTCGCTCGTGCTCCCTCATCTGAAAGGAAAACTTCACGGCCTTGCTTTACGGGTTCCCGTTCCCAATGTGTCATTAGTGGACCTCGTCTGCGATCTGAAAACAGATGTGTCGGCCGAGCAAGTGAATGCCGCTTTCCAAAGAGCCGCAAAGACGTCAATGTACGGAATTCTTGATTATTCGGATGAGCCGCTCGTGTCTTCGGATTATAATACGAATTCACATTCCGCGATCATTGACGGACTGACAACAATGGTGATGGAAGACCGAAAAGTAAAGGTGCTCGCCTGGTATGACAATGAATGGGGATATTCCTGCCGGGTCGTTGATCTTATCCGTCACGTGGCCGCGCGAATGAAACACCCGTCAGCTGTGTAG
- a CDS encoding winged helix-turn-helix transcriptional regulator, translating to MLKKKYNISVEATLEVIGGKWKCVILCHLMRGKKRTSELKRLMPEITQKMLTQQLRELEADGVINRIVYNQVPPKVEYELSEYGHSLERILNALCDWGAMHISKRYGEVSSVLEDSILNDKFKDPEQI from the coding sequence TTGCTGAAGAAAAAATACAATATATCCGTAGAGGCGACGCTTGAAGTGATCGGCGGAAAATGGAAGTGTGTGATCCTCTGCCACCTCATGCGCGGGAAAAAGCGGACAAGTGAATTGAAGCGGCTTATGCCGGAGATTACCCAGAAGATGCTGACACAGCAATTGCGGGAACTGGAAGCAGACGGCGTCATCAACCGGATCGTGTACAATCAGGTGCCGCCGAAAGTCGAATACGAGCTGAGTGAATACGGGCACAGTCTGGAAAGAATTTTAAACGCGCTGTGCGACTGGGGCGCGATGCATATTTCTAAACGGTACGGCGAGGTGTCTTCCGTTTTAGAGGACAGCATTTTAAATGACAAATTTAAAGATCCGGAACAAATATAA
- a CDS encoding MFS transporter, with amino-acid sequence MSSHRQSYLPALLALAVSAFAIGTTEFISVGLLPLISQDLHIPVTTAGLTVSMYALGVTFGAPVLTSLTSGMSRKTLLLWVMLIFIAGNILAASASSIGILLTARVITAFSHGIFMSIGATIAASIVPEHKRASAISIMFTGLTVATVTGVPFGTYLGQQFGWRIAFAVIVTVGIIAFLTNALLVPSNLRKGTKTAFSEQVKLVTNGRLLLLFMITALGYGGTFVVFTYLSPLLQEVTGFQKETVAAVLLVYGIAIAIGNMIGGRLSNRNPLKALLYMFIVQAAVLFVLTFTAPFKTAGLITIILMGLLAFMNVPGLQVYIVMLSERFAPSAVDTASALNIAAFNAGIAIGSFAGGVITDSIGIIHTAWIGALMVLSAVVLTGWSRKLEKRDHIIPERR; translated from the coding sequence ATGTCTTCACATCGCCAAAGCTATTTACCAGCGCTGCTGGCATTAGCCGTCAGCGCTTTTGCGATCGGCACAACCGAATTTATCAGCGTCGGATTGCTGCCGCTTATATCTCAGGATCTGCATATACCCGTGACAACGGCGGGCCTTACCGTTTCCATGTATGCTCTCGGCGTGACATTCGGCGCGCCGGTTTTAACTTCTCTCACATCCGGCATGTCGCGGAAAACGCTGCTGCTCTGGGTCATGTTGATTTTTATCGCCGGAAATATACTCGCGGCGAGCGCGTCTTCAATCGGAATCTTATTGACAGCGCGGGTCATTACGGCGTTTTCCCACGGCATTTTCATGTCAATCGGGGCAACAATCGCCGCCAGTATCGTACCGGAACATAAAAGAGCAAGCGCGATTTCCATTATGTTTACGGGGCTGACGGTGGCTACGGTGACCGGCGTTCCGTTCGGCACCTATCTCGGCCAGCAATTCGGCTGGAGGATTGCGTTTGCCGTCATTGTCACGGTAGGAATCATTGCCTTCCTTACAAATGCGCTTCTCGTTCCGTCAAATTTGCGTAAAGGGACGAAGACCGCGTTTTCCGAGCAGGTAAAACTCGTCACGAACGGACGGTTATTGCTTTTATTTATGATTACGGCGTTAGGCTACGGCGGAACGTTTGTCGTGTTTACGTATTTATCCCCGCTTCTTCAGGAAGTAACCGGCTTTCAGAAAGAAACCGTCGCAGCCGTCCTGCTTGTTTACGGAATTGCAATCGCCATCGGAAATATGATTGGCGGCCGATTATCAAATCGAAATCCGCTGAAAGCATTGCTTTACATGTTCATTGTCCAGGCAGCTGTGCTGTTTGTCTTGACTTTTACCGCGCCGTTTAAAACAGCCGGGCTGATCACCATTATTTTAATGGGGCTGTTGGCGTTTATGAATGTGCCGGGACTGCAGGTATATATTGTGATGCTCAGTGAACGTTTTGCCCCAAGCGCCGTTGATACAGCATCAGCATTAAACATCGCGGCATTTAATGCCGGAATCGCGATCGGCTCGTTTGCCGGCGGAGTCATTACAGACTCAATCGGGATCATTCATACCGCTTGGATCGGGGCGCTCATGGTGCTCAGCGCGGTCGTGTTAACCGGATGGAGCAGGAAGCTTGAAAAGCGGGATCACATCATCCCTGAAAGGAGGTGA
- a CDS encoding aldo/keto reductase gives MTTHLQAKATLHNGVKMPWFGIGVFKVEEGAELVNAVKTALVHGYRSVDTAAIYGNEEGVGEGIRQGLQEAGLKREDIFVTSKVWNADLGYEETLKAFDMSLEKLGLDYLDLYLIHWPVEGKYIDAWRALETLYRNGRIKAIGVSNFQIHHLKHLMKETDIKPMINQVEYHPRLTQKELQAFCAEQGIQLEAWSPLMQGQLLDHPVLQEIAQKYGKSAAQVILRWDLQNGVITIPKSTKKHRIEENANVFDFELSAEDMKRIDDLNENLRVGPDPDNFDF, from the coding sequence ATGACAACACATTTACAAGCAAAAGCAACATTGCATAACGGAGTAAAAATGCCTTGGTTTGGCATCGGGGTGTTCAAAGTGGAGGAAGGCGCAGAACTCGTCAATGCGGTGAAAACGGCATTGGTGCACGGCTATCGCAGTGTTGATACCGCCGCGATTTACGGTAATGAAGAGGGTGTCGGTGAAGGCATCCGCCAAGGATTGCAAGAAGCGGGATTAAAACGTGAAGACATTTTTGTCACGTCAAAAGTATGGAATGCCGATTTAGGATATGAAGAAACGTTAAAAGCGTTTGACATGAGCTTAGAGAAACTCGGTTTAGACTATTTAGATTTATATTTGATCCATTGGCCTGTCGAAGGAAAGTACATTGATGCGTGGCGGGCGCTCGAAACCCTCTACCGCAATGGACGCATTAAAGCGATCGGGGTCAGCAATTTCCAAATTCACCATCTGAAACATCTTATGAAAGAAACGGATATTAAGCCGATGATCAACCAGGTGGAATACCACCCGCGCCTGACACAGAAAGAACTGCAGGCATTCTGCGCCGAACAAGGCATTCAGCTTGAAGCGTGGTCGCCATTGATGCAAGGCCAGCTGCTTGATCATCCCGTCTTACAGGAGATCGCTCAGAAGTACGGCAAATCAGCGGCTCAAGTGATTTTGCGCTGGGATTTGCAAAACGGTGTCATTACCATTCCGAAATCAACTAAAAAACACCGTATTGAAGAAAATGCAAATGTCTTTGATTTCGAACTGTCAGCTGAAGATATGAAACGGATTGATGATCTGAACGAAAATCTCCGTGTCGGTCCGGACCCTGACAATTTTGATTTTTAA
- the coaE gene encoding dephospho-CoA kinase (Dephospho-CoA kinase (CoaE) performs the final step in coenzyme A biosynthesis.), with protein sequence MSLVIGLTGGIASGKSTVARMLIDKKITVIDADVIAKQAVEKGKPAYGQIVEAFGKEILLENGGIDRKKLGAIVFTDEQKRLTLNQIVHPAVRAEMMKQRDEAVARKEQFVVLDIPLLYESGLDYLVGKVLVVTVPADIQLKRLMERNSLTEEEAMSRITSQMPLADKTKKADAVIDNSGSLEHTKHQLEEILSSWA encoded by the coding sequence TTGAGCTTGGTCATCGGTTTAACGGGAGGCATCGCCAGCGGCAAAAGCACAGTAGCGCGCATGCTGATCGACAAAAAGATTACAGTCATTGATGCGGATGTCATCGCAAAACAGGCGGTGGAAAAAGGAAAGCCGGCTTACGGACAGATCGTTGAAGCGTTCGGAAAAGAAATCCTGCTGGAAAACGGCGGGATTGACAGAAAAAAACTCGGTGCCATCGTTTTTACGGACGAACAGAAGCGTCTGACGCTGAATCAGATCGTTCATCCGGCGGTGCGTGCGGAAATGATGAAACAGCGGGATGAGGCTGTTGCGCGAAAAGAGCAGTTCGTCGTTTTAGATATACCGCTTTTGTATGAGAGCGGGCTTGACTATCTTGTCGGCAAAGTGCTCGTCGTCACCGTACCGGCAGACATACAGCTCAAACGGCTGATGGAGCGGAATTCTCTTACAGAAGAAGAAGCGATGAGCCGGATAACGTCGCAGATGCCTTTAGCGGACAAAACAAAAAAAGCTGACGCCGTCATTGATAACAGCGGCAGTCTTGAACATACAAAGCATCAGCTGGAGGAAATATTGAGCAGCTGGGCATAA